GGGAGAGAGCGGAACGTAGAAATCCTTCCGCGCCGATCCACTTATATCAAAACGCCGAAAAATGCGATCGAGTATGTACCAGAATGAACAGACTTGCTGTCGAATGTACGCTTTCACTGTCTGGGCTTTTTCAAATTCCAATTGACATCATTCTCGTTCTCGGCGTCCAGTCTCAATCGCCGACATCATGAACCGACCGACACCCTCGAACGCGTGTTCCATGCCTTGTGCTGTGGACGGCGGCGGCAGCAAATCATCAACCGTTCGCTCTGATGCGTCTGGTGAGAACAGGCCGACGAAACCGTCCATTTTGGCTCTGAGCCAACTCATTTTGCGAAGCCATGAGGGGGTCATGTGACGGCCCGATCCAATAACTGTGTTGTTCAGGGTATGGGGCATAACAGGAAAGAAGGGCTAGTGGTTTCCTGAATGACCCCCGACTACGCCGAACGTAACCTGAGGCGTCTTATCCCCGTCGGGTCCGCCAGGGGCTGAAGGCGCCCATTTTTTCTTCGCCGGTGCCGCTGCCCGCCTGACCGTTCCGCGACAGACCGGACCCGGCCGCCGAGCCGGCTCCGTTGCCGGCGGCTTTCTGTTGCTGCGCGAAGAACACGGCGCCCACGGCGAGCGCCTCTTCAAGCGAGGCCGTAGCCCCGTCTCCTGCGGATTTCCCACGCATGGGCGCCCCCTCCAACAACCGCTCGGGCGTGAAGTGCTGGTCCACAAAGTGCGTGGAGAACACCCCGCTGGTGAAGGCCTCGTGCTCCATGACGAAGTGGCAGAACGGAATGGTGGTCTGCACGCCCGCGATGTCGTATTCCTCCAAGGCGCGGCGCATCCGCCGTATGGCGTCTCGGCGCGTGCGGCCCCACTTGACCAGTTTCGAATTCATCACAAATAGGCACTTCACCGCCTTCCTCCACGCCAGCATCAAGACGGACGCCCAAACGGTATGGCGTACAGTCAAGCCTCGCGACGATGCTCTTGGGGTGCCGAATTGCGCGTGGCCAGATTCTCCTTCAACCAACGCACTCGTCCCCTCGGCACGACATGCGTGGTGTTGTCCGGGTCGGACATCCGGACGATATACTTGCCGTTCTCCCAGTGGGACCATCCACTTATATGATCAATGTTCACGATGGTTGAGCGATTGATCCGCACAAAACCGGGGATCTGCAGGTCGTCAAGCATGGAAATGGATTTGGGAACAACGACGGATTCCTCTTTGCAGGTGGCGTTGCATACCCGGCCGTGAACCGTAATCCAATAAACATCCGTCGTCGCAACGCGGGCGTCCAGCCCGTTGCGAGTTGCTGGCAGGTAGCCTTGCCGAAGGGATTCCTTCTGACGCCGATGCTGGGCAATCAAATCAAGCGTAACGCGCGTTGCGACGGCGAATGCACCAAGAGGAACCAATATGGCAGCATACACGAGGTACACACGCGGGTCCAGTGCATACAGGGACACGAAACTGGACGCATCCGGTCGTGGACCGAATCCGGATACCATGCGGATGCCGAACCGAAGCGTCTGGGAGATGGGCGTAATGAGAATCGCTGCACCAATCAGAATCGGTAGGAGGGATAATCCATATGCAATCAGTCCCCGACCGGTCGGCTCGACATGGTCCAATCCGAAACGGCTGGCAGACCGCCGGAGCAGGACAATGAATCCGGCAAGCGTAAAGGCTTCCACCAGAAGCTGATCCACCAGAATGGTCGTCACCACGCGCCACACTCCCAGGTCGTCCATTCGCCAGTCGCCCTGACCCAGTCCAACACCGACCGCGTAATAGCCAAGAAGGCCAACAAGCGTCAGTCCACCGATAACACGCCAATCAGACAGATATTCGAGCTGAATTGGGAGGTTAGTGTTGTCTGTCCTGGGCACATGTTGTCGACTGGTGTTCTGGTGTTGTCGATTCATGTCGTGGAGTGAAGCCATGCGCCAATAACGGTGTAGGCAGTAATAGATTCTAGTCAATCACCCATGATATCACCGTGAAGATGAGCCACTACCATGCCATTTCGATTTGCTATTTCCTGTCCACAATCGTGGTGGTAAGCTTCTACCGGTATCAACACCATCGCGCGATCTGGCCCGAGACGGACAGGGACATGTCCCGGCCGGGCAAGTCCTTTCTGCTCCTGTTGCTTTCCGTCCCGCTGGTGCTTGGTATTGGTCAGCTCTATATGCTCGGGTGGCTTCTACCCGAAACGGGCCCGCTGTACATCGTAAGCATACCGGTAAACCAGATTCTCATTTTCTCGCCGTTGCTCCTGATGATTGCGCTCAGAAACGAGGGCTGGCATTCCGTTTTTCTTCCGTCTGGAAACCGATGGGGTCGCGCGATTTTCGGCCTCTGTGTGGCGACGATGGCGGTTGCCGTCTATGCCATCGCACGTACGGAGATTTCCGTGAATCAAGCATTCGAGACCGTTTTCCTGCCGGGAAACATGGTTCATGTCGCGCAGGTGGCCTTGGAAGACATTGCCATTGCCGGCCTGTTCTTCCGTTTGCGGGCATGGATTGGCCGCGTGCCTGCAATTGGCATCATCGCTGGGCTGTTTGCGATTGCGCACATTCCCGCCATGCTGGCATCGGGTGTTTCAGTGGATGACATGGCGTCGTTGATCATCGATACAGCAATCGGGACCGTTGTTCTGGTGGGATTGGACCAAACCCATGACATAATTTGGGTCATTCCACTGCACTATGTAATGGATGTTCTACAGTTCGCAAATCCGTGATCCGTCAACGGGTTTCTCGGATAACTGGTTACCGCCGCCGCACGTGCCACAGGCTGAACCCGTTTCCGGTCGATGCATCGGCGGGCGCCGGTGCTCCCTTTTCGGCTTCTCGGCGCTCTGCGAACATGGCTGCGGCGGCGGCAAGAGCTTCCGTGAGAGTGGGGTCGTCGGCGAACAACCGCTCGGGCGTGAAGTGCTGGTCCACGAAGTGCGTGGAGAACGCCCCGCTGGTGAAGGCCTCGTGCTCCATCACGAAGTGGCAGAACGGAATGGTGGTCGGCACGCCCGCAATGTCATATTCCTCGAGGGCGCGGCGCATCCGCCGTATGGCGTCTCGGCGCGTGGGGCCCCAGGTGACGAGCTTCGAAATCATCGGATCGTAATAGATGGGCACTTCGCCGCCTTCTTCGACGCCCGCATCGACCCGGACCCCGAATCCGCCCGGCATGAAATGCCTCAGGAGCGGCCCGGGGCTCGGCAAGAACCCGGTCGCGGGGTCTTCAGCGTAGACGCGGCACTCAATGGAATGGCCGTGGATGTGCAGATCGTCCTGCGTATATCCAAGATGCTCGCCCTCGGCAATCCGGATCTGCTCGGCGACGAGGTCGAGGCCCGTAATCTGCTCCGTCACCGGGTGCTCGACCTGCAGCCGCGTGTTCATTTCCATGAAGTAGTAGTTCAGGTCGGCATCGACCAGGAATTCCACGGTGCCGGCCCCGACATATCCGCAGGAACGCGCCGCCTCGACCGCCGAGCGCCCCATGCGCTCGCGCAATTCCGGGGTCAGCACCGACGACGGCGCCTCCTCGACCACCTTCTGGTGGCGGCGCTGGATGGAGCATTCGCGCTCGAACAGATGCACGATGTGGCCGTGCGTATCGGCCAGGACCTGGAATTCAATGTGGCGCGGCTCATCGATGTACTTCTCAATGAATACGCGGCCGTCCCCGAACGCGCTGGCGGCTTCGCGCTGCGCGGCCTCCATGGACGAGCGGAACGCCTTGGCTTCGCGCACAATACGCATCCCCTTGCCGCCGCCCCCCGCTGCTGCCTTTATGAGCACCGGATACCCGATGTCCCCCGCAATCCGTTCGGCTTCGGCCAGATCATCGATCGCATCCACCGTACCCGGCGCCATCGGGACACCGGCCTTCTCCATGATGGCGCGGGCGGCCGTCTTGTCGCCCATGGACTGGATGGCCCCCGTGGGCGGGCCAATGAAGATGATGCCTTCCTTCTCGCAGGCCTCGGCAAAGGCGGCATTCTCGGACAGGAATCCGTATCCGGGATGCACCGCGTCGGCGCCCGTTTTCCGGGCCACCTCCAGGATGCGGTCCACGCGCAGGTAGGAGTCACTGGATGCGGCGCTGCCCACCGGCCACGCTTCATCCGCCATCCGGACGTGGAGCGCGGTGGCGTCGGGCTCGCTGTACACCGCGACGGTCGAAATGCCCAATTCGCGGCACGTCCGCATGACGCGGACGGCGATTTCCCCCCGGTTGGCCACCAATACCTTGCGGATGGTCCGGACCTTCCCGGCGGGCTCTGTCGTTTCAGTTGAATGTGTCATAATTGTTCGTAAAGGTACGTTTCCGCACCCCATCATGTCCAAGACCGTCGATTTTTACAGTGTACTCGGCGTCGGGGAAGATGCCCCGGCCGATGCCATAAAAAAGGCTTACCGAGACCTGGCCCGGAAGCATCATCCAGACCGGAATCCTGACAATCCGGCCGCCGAGGAGCGTTTCAAGGAAGTCCAGCAGGCCTACGAAGTCCTGGGCGACGCGAAGAAACGCAAGAAGTACGACCAGATGCGCCGCAATCCGCTCGGCGGTGGGGACGGCCGCGGGGTCGATATCAACGATATTTTCGAGCAGTTCTTCGGCGGGCGCCAGGGCGGTGGCGGTTTTCAGGGCGGTGGGGGGTTCTCGACGCGCACCGGGCGGCCAGGCGGTTTCCCCGGCGGCGGCGGCCCCGGCGGATTCCAGACCGATCCCTTCGGGGCGCAGGCTCGACCGACCCCGCCCGATCCCGACCTGAAACGCACCGTGAAACTGTCGTTCGACCGCATGATGAAGGGCGGCGAGGCCACCTTTACCCTCGACGGCGAGCGCGTATCCGTGCCCTTCCCGCCCGGCGTCAAGGACGGCTATCGCGTCCGGCTCAAGGGCAAGGGCCAGCGCATGGGCCCGACGCGCGGCGATCTCTATGTCACGTTCCGTACGTCCGACGAGGGCCGGTTCCGCCGTGACGGTGACGACGTGCACACGACATTGGATGTGGATGCGCTCGATGCGGTGGTCGGCGCCACACTCAGCGTCGCCGCCCCGGGGGGTCAGACCGTCAAGCTGACCATCCCTCCCGGCACCCAGCACGGCGAAAAACTGCGGATACGCGGCATGGGCATTCCCAAGTCGGCCACCGGCGTCTCCCGCGGCGACCTGCTCGTGGAAGTCCGCCTGGTCGTTCCCACGACCCTCACCGAGGCCCAGCTGGACGCCATCCGGAAGGTGAAGGGATAATCAGTGCCCCACGCGGTCGCGCTGCCGGAGGGACTCGCCGGCCGTGCCGTTCTCGAACGTCACCGGAATCGACACCATCCCCTCCGTGGAGTCGGCCACAAGGACGTTGAAGTGGAGGTGCTGGATATTGGTGAACCCGGTCAGTCCGGCCCGTCCGAGGGGCTGGCCCCGACCCACGGAATCCCCGACGGCCACGAAGCTGCCCCCGGGGAGCAGGTGGACGTACTGGGTCACCACACCGGAATGGGGATGATACACCGTGATGTAATTGGCGTACGGGCGGTACTTGGGGTCGTCCCCGCCCACATCGTAGCCCTCGATGACGCCCACTACCCAGCCGTCATCGGCCGCCGAAATGGTGTCCCCCTCGGCCAGATTGAAATCCAGCGCATACCGGGAATAGGCGCTGGTGTGGGAGAAGGATCCTTCATAGCCCTGGATGACTTCATAGGACCGGCCCCGCGGAAACGGCCACGCCAACGGGACCGGACGGACGGGCGTGTCCAGGCTTCCGAAGGTGAACGAGAAGGAGAGGTTGCTGCGGACCTTCGCGCTGTCGAGGCCGGCAACATCAAGGGCCACAACCGTTTCTGACGACGGCTCCAACACCAGGCGGGTTCGCACGCGTTCGTCAACGTCCGATTCCTTGGACGATACTTCAATCCGCGTTGGAATCGGGGCCGGATTCGTGAACGTGATGAAGAGGGAATCGCCCCGCACTGCGGTCGATGCGCGCAGGTCGGTCTGACGCAGCGTCGCGTCCGGCAAGCGCTCGCACGAGGCACCCAGCACGGCGCATACCACCAGCGCTGGAATCAGAAGGAACGTCAGGCGATTCGGCATGGCGAAACTCAGCATTCAGATCGGCGCTCGGCGGCCGATACTCCAATGTATGACACATCGGCCCTCATTTGTGCAATTTCGCTGTTTGGCGATCTGGCTGCTGCTCGCGTGGGCGGGCGCGCCGCACGCGTACGCGCAGACGGATTTCTGGCGCCCCGTGGATGGGCCGTACGGCGGCGTGAGCGTGACGGACATCGTCAAGCATGACGATGCGGTGGTCGCGGCCACTTCCTCCGGTGCCTTCCGCTCCGAGGATGGGGGCTTGACATGGGCGAGCGCGTCCAGTGGATTCGCCCAGCCGGACGTGCGCGACCTGCATGTCTCGGACGACGGGACGCTCTACGCGGCCACATTCGGTGACGGGCTGTACCGCTGGGATTCAGGCGCCGGCGCCTGGATACGCCAGTCCCTCCCCGCCACCTTCCTGACCGCCATCACGCAAACACATTCCGGCCGATTCGTCGTGGCCACCAATGCCGGTGTCCGGATTTCGGACGATGCGGAGCAATGGCAAACCGTCAGCCTGGACGGCATCCAGGCGGTTCCGGCGGTACTCTCTGCCAGCGATACCCACGTGTTTGTGGGTACATCCGTGGGCGTTTTCCGATCCGCCGATGACGGCCTGACCTGGACCTATGCCTCGTTCGGCATGCTGGAATTCGATGTCCGGTCGCTGGCCGTGAACGCCGACGGTCACGTGTTCGCCGGAACGACGCCGAAGAACAATCAATGCGCCGTCTACCGGTCCCGCGGCAGCGGCAACCTGTGGACGTGCATCCAACCCATTTCCGACCCCGTCGTGGCGCGCGCCCTCGCCGTGGGCAGCGACGGCCGCCTCATGCTGGGCGGCTACCGCACGGTCCAGTCCTCCACCGACGAGGGATCGACGTGGCGCACCCGCACGGCCGCCCCGACCACCATCCAGGCCCTCGCCGAAATCGAGCCGGGCGTGTGGCTGGCCGGATCGGCGGGCGCCGGCCTGGTTCGCTCGGAAGACGAAGGCTTTTCGTGGGCGGTCTCGAACGACGGGCTCTTCAGCCCGGTCCGCGATGTTCTCCTGCACGACGGCCGCGTGTATGCGGCCACCAGTGGCGGCATTTTCGTGACCAGCGACCACGGCGCATCGTGGGACCGCGTGCGCCCGGAAACGCCCCTCATCCAGGACGTTCGGAAACTGGCGGTAAGCGCCGAAGGGCATCTCCTGGCCGGAACGGCCGCGGGACTGTGGCGCCTGGCCCTGACCGATGCGCATGGCGGCACCGTTGACGACTCCGAATGGGAGCTGCTCGGCCCGCAGGGACGGCCGCGGATTGGCGCGCTGGCCATCGGTCCGGAAGGCGCCATATATGTCGGATTCCATTCCGGCGTGCAGATTTTCGGCGGGTCATCGTGGACCCCCATGTACATCCAGGGCGACGACGGGGCGTACCGGGATGTCACGTCCCTGGCCGTGCTGGACGACGGCTCCGTAATTGCCGGCGCCGCGTGGGATTCCTGGCGCCTGGAGCCCGGATCGACCACGTGGTCCCTCATGTCCACATCGACCCTCGCCTGGTTCGACTTCCAGAGCATAGCCGCGCGCGACGGGCGCATCCTCATCGGGACGCGCTTTTCCGGCGTCCTCGAATCCACCGACGGCGGTCGCAACTGGCGCACCGCGGCCCCCGGCCTGAACGGCCAGGAAGACGTGCAGACCATTGCGTTCGACCGGTTCGGCAACCCGTTCATCGGCACCTTCGGCTCGGGCGTCTACCAATTGCATCCGTTCACGCGTCAGTGGACGCCCGCCAACACGGGCCTCGGCGGCCACCTCCGCATCCGCGCCATCGCCTTCGATGACACCGGCATCGGCTGGGTCGGCACCATGGACGGCGGCCTCTACGCACACGGCATAACGAGCGTGCATGTGGAAGAAGATGATGCGCCGCCCACCGCCCCGCTGACCCCGCGCACACCAGCGCTCGCAGTGTACCCGAACCCCACAGCAGGCCGCGCAACCGTAACCTGGGATGCGCCGCTGCCCTCGCCCGAACGGCTGCAGGTTTTCGATCTGTTGGGCAGGCAGGTCGCCGATGTGGCCGTCTCCGCAGGTGACCTCACCGCCGAGCTCTCAACCGACACCTGGCCGCGCGGCGTGTATGTCGTCCGGATGTCCGGCCAGACCGTTCTGCTGACGCGGCTCTGAGCCTTGCAGGTTGCGTCTTGGTCGGTTGCGGTTGGATTTCGCGATCGTGGTTTTCGCGTACCTGAAGGCGCAGGAGAGCGAGCGCAACGAAGGCCTCCGGTTTGAATGGAAACTTGGGCTCACGAAACGGTTAAGCACAAGAAGCCCGATTTGGCACCGTCCCGACGGCGGTGAAGGAGGCGGTCAACTCAATTTCAAGCGTAGACGATTGCAAACGACTGCACGTGGATGCCATTCGCGCTGAATCCATGGACGACTTCGTTGGGAAGCTCGGCGTTTGAGGCATGTGCCCCGGTTGGTGCGGAGCGGGGCTCCCTCTGAGATGCAGGCTCAGCCTGTGAAATCCGAAGCCCTGCTTTCACGGCCCGTTTTTTGGCGCGAAACAAGTGTGAAGCGGGCTGATTCGGCCAAAATCACAATTATTGGCCCGGCCTCAGTTCCGAACCTGGCTCGAAATCCCTGCAACCTGGCGCGATTTCCGTGGAAATTGGCGCGTATGGGCTCATTTGTGGCGTGCTATTCCATCTATGTGGCGCGCTTTCCTGTGCCGGGTTTTCGCGCCACAATACGTGATCTGCGCGGCAGTTTTACGGGTATGCGCGCCACCGACGCTCCGATTCGCGCCAGTCATAAGGAGTATCGCGCCACGATTTGAAGGGCTCGTTTTTGGGAAAGTCGCGCTGACGTATCAGAAACGGCTGAAATGGCGCACGTGACCGGCCACAATTGGGTTTTCGCGCCATTTCACACGTGGGACATGCAGGGTATCCCCATCGGAAGGCTCAGCCTGTTCCTCGTGTCACCGTTCCGCCCGACGAGCCTACACCCGCAGCAGCCCACGGAAGCCCCGCGCCGCGTAGTACGACTCGGCGCCGTTGTGGTAAATGAACACCCGGCCGAATCGGCGATCCCCGAACAGCGCACCGCCGAGCTCCCGCACTTCCTTTTGCGTCGCGATCCAGCTGGACGTCTTCCAGTCCAGCTCTACAACCCGTTGCAGCGCATGGTATTGCTCCTCGGTCAGCAGCTCGATTCCCATGTCCCGTGCTGTCCCCACCGCCGAGCCCCCCGGCTTGTTCTTCTTGCGCGATGCGAGCGCCTCGGGATCGAAGCACAGGCTCCGCCGACCGTCCGGGCTCTCCGGCGAACAGTCGCAGAACAGGATTTCACCTTTGGCCACCTTCACGCCGAGCAGGTCCGCGCCTATAACGTCTGGCTCGCCGCCTGACCGCTCCATTTCGCTGAGCGCGCGCAGCTTTGCCGGCGCATCGACCAGTCGTTTTTCCACGACCGACCACGCCACATCCTTGTGGCGCTCCATGTGCTGCTCGAATCGGTTCTTGAGGGTGTGAAGGAGGGCTTTCGTGTCGGATTGGTTCATGCCGCGAGTCTGTCAGCGTGGTTATGCTGGACAATGTACGGAGTCAAGTGATTCAACAGGAGATGCTCGCGCGGAACCAACCCGCCCCGCGCGACTTCTAAGATGATAACGAAAAACGTTAACGATATTAACCGTCCGCGTTATTGGACATTTCCTTCAAGACAAGCAAGCTGAGGAAGCTCTGTAACGATTCCGCGACGGCAACCAAGCGACTCGGCCCACAGCAGGCGCGCAAGCTCCGAAACCGCCTGGACGACTTGCGGGCGGCTCGGAATCTGGAAACGCTCCGACATTTCCCCGGGCGCCTGCATGAGCTGACAGGTGATAAACAGGGAGTACTTTCCCTGGACCTGGTTCATCCGGAGCGGTTGTTGTTTGTCCCGACAGAACCCATCCCGCGGAAACAGGACGGCGGATTGGACTGGACACGCATAGAGGCGATTGAAATCATATCAATCGAGGATACACATGGATAGGCACACCACAAATCAGTATCAACCGGACTCGGTATCTCCTCCCGGCGATACGCTACGTGACATCCTTGAGGAGCGTCACATCAGCCAAGCGGATCTGGCGTTGCGCATGGGCCGCCCCAAGAAGACCATCAGCGAGATCATGAACGGGAAGGCGCCTGTCACCCACGAAACGGCGCTGCAGCTGGAGCTGGTGCTGGGCGTGTCCGCCGAGTTCTGGAATATGCGCGAAACGCACTACCGGGAGTTCCTTGCCCGGACGGATCAGGAGGCCGAACTGGCCGCCCACCGGGACTGGGCGAGGAATTTTCCGAGCAAGCAAATGGCCGATCTGGGATTCATCCCCAAGGTCAAAGAACCCGAAGACGAGGTGCGTTATCTCCTGCGGTTCTTTGGTGTGAGCTCCCCGGCACAGTGGGAGGAGGTTAACAACAAATACGAGGTGGCCTTCCGCAAATCGACCTCCGTTCAAGCCAACCCATATGCACTCAGCGCGTGGCTGCGTGCCGGTCAGGTGGAGGCCGAATCCATGCGACTCGGCGACTACGACGTGGAGGCGTTCAAGGATTGCCTGACGGCTGCTCGCGCGCTGACCACGGAAAATCCGGAGACGTTCCAGCCCGCACTGAAGACTTCATGCGCAGCCGCCGGCGTTGGTGTGGCGTTCGTACCGCAACTTCCGAAGTCCGCCGTGAGCGGTGCGACGCGGTGGTTGAGTCCGGATCAGGCACTCATCCAGTTGTCCCTTCGCTACAAAACCAACGATCATCTCTGGTTCACGTTCTTCCATGAAGCCGCCCATGTGCTGCTCCATGGAAAGCGCCAGATATTCCTGGAAAATGGGGCTTCAGACGATGAGTTTGAAAAGGAAGCCGACAGGTGGGCAGCGGACTTCTTGATTCCCCGGCCCGCGTTTGATGAGATGTCCCGTTGGTCCCGGTACTCCACCGACAACATTGTCGGCATGGCCCGCGAACTCGGCATTGCACCCGGGATCATCGTCGGACGTCTCCAGCACGAAGGGCGGCTGCCTTACACGCATCTGAACAAGTTGAAGGTGCGTCTCAGGTGGTCTTCCTAAATGTAACCTGCCAGGTTACATTTAGGAAAAGGGCAATTCGGCGTGACAAAAGGCAACATCAGGGGTGTTTGGCCGTCTTGCGGTACAGCAACCAAACCGCTGACTTTCATGTCTATTCCTCGTCACGCCCTGTCGTCCTTCTCCTCCCTCTCCCGGCTCGTCTCTGTTTTCTTTTCTTCGGCGGCACTGTGTTTCGGGGTCCTGATTGCAGGGTCGGCTGTCTTGTCGCCAATCCAGGTCCAAGCACAGGGCGCGACTTCTCCGCAGGCCGTCTTGCAGCAGGCCAACCAGATGATCTTCCAGGGCCGGGCGGCGGAGGCCATCACGGCGCTCGAGTCCCTGACGGAAAGCCAGCCGCAGCTGGTTCCGGCGTGGGCGACGCTCGGCCGCGCCTACAGCGCGGCCGAGCGGTATGACGAAGCCGCCCACGCCTACGAGCGCGCGCACGAGCTATCCGGCGGCGCACCCGGTCTGGCCTTGCCGTTGGGCTCGGCGGTCGCGATGACGGGGAACGTGGACCGGGCTTTCGAACTCCTGCGCGAAGCGGAGCGGTCCGGCCGGGTGGACATCACGTCGGTGGGCGGGATGCCGGGCGCAGCGGTGCTCAGCGCCGATCCCCGCTGGGCGGAGCTCATGCCGTCGGCCGAGGAATTTGCGCATCCGTTCGTGGAGCCCATGGATATCCTCCTGGATGTCCACGGCGAAACCCAGGGTGACGTGTTCGGATGGATTGCCCGCCGGATTGGTGATGTAGACGGCGACGGCGTGGCGGACTTCACCACCAACTCCAATGGACTGGCTCAAGCCGATGACGCCTCGTCCGGCGCAGTATCTGGATCCGGTTCAATGCGCGGCCGGGTCTATACCTATTCCTCCCGGACGGGCGAGCTCCTGTGGTCCGCGACGGGTACGGCCGACGGCGGCCGTCTGGGTATGGGCATTGAAGCGGCCGGCGACGTGAACGCGGATGGCATCCCCGACGTGGTGGCGGGCGCGCCCTTCGCGGGCGAAGTGTTCGTGTGGTCGGGCAGCGACGGCACGCAACTGCATCATTTCAAGCCGGAGAATGCGCCCGGTCGCTTCGGATCCTCGGTCCGCGGCGTGGGCGACATCAATGGCGACGGATACGGCGACATCGTGGTCGGCGAACCGGGTGGCGGCAATGCGCCCGGCCGCGCGCACGTGTTCTCGGGGCAGGACGGCAGCCTGCTCATGTTGCTCATGGGATCGCAGCCGGGCGACCAGTTCGGCTCCACGGTGCACGGGGGCACCAACGCATCGGAAGCCTGGATCCTGGTGGGCGCGCCCGGTCACCAGGGCGGCGGGCTGGCGTATCTCTACAAAGGCGTTGGCAGCTCACCTGCATTCGTACTCCGGCCCGATGCGGGCGCCGGGCGCTTCGGCGGCATGTTCATGTCCGTGGTCGGTGACGTGAACGCGGACGGCACGCCGGACCTGTACGTGGCGGACTGGGCGGACAGCAGCACGGCGCAGGGCGTCGGCAAGATCTACGTGTTCTCGGGGGTGGACGGCTCGGTGCTCCTGCGCAAGGCGGGTGAGGCGGCGGGCGACGGATTCGGGATCGGGGTGGCCGATACGGGCGACGTCAACGGCGATGGCCACGACGATCTGCTGGTCGGGGCCTGGCAGCACGCATCGGCCGCAGTGAGTGGGGGCAAACTGTATCTGCTGTCCGGGAAGGACGGCGAGTTGCTCGCATCGGTCACGGGAAATGTCCCCGGCGAAACCCTCGGATTCGACACCACGCATGTGGGCGACGTGGACGGCGACGGGCACACCGACTTCCTGGTCACCTCCGCCTACAGCGCCGTGAACGGCTACCGCAGCGGCCGCGTCTTCATCCTGTCGGGGGCGTCGTTCCGGGACCTCAGTCAGTGATCGGCAGACCAGGACTTCAGCCCGAAACGTTGTACAAACGGCTGGAAATCCCGGTCTGAATACAACAAGGGGAACCCGTTTTCAATACAGAATCCCGCGATGATGACATCGGCGGTCTTCCGGATGGTGATGCCCTTCTTGCGAAGCATCCGGAAGTAATTCGCGCATTGAACAGCGCGCGATGCGCCGAGCATGTCGAATGTGGTCAGTGACGCCAACCGGCTCTTGGTTTTTCTGTAGTCCGTATCCGAGCGAATGCCTTGCAGGATTTCAACCAGGATGATGTCGCCGATTCCTACCGGCTCAACTCCCAGGATGGATTCCAGCACATCGCACTCCCTGGTTGGGCGGCCGTTGAAGAAATCGACCCAGACGCTGGTATCTACAATGATCATGCGTCGGTTCGTAGTTCATCCAGGTCGCCGTCCCACGAGACCTGCCCACGGAGCGACTTGATCTTGGCCTGCTCGCCAAGTCG
Above is a window of Rhodothermales bacterium DNA encoding:
- a CDS encoding DUF4256 domain-containing protein; translated protein: MNQSDTKALLHTLKNRFEQHMERHKDVAWSVVEKRLVDAPAKLRALSEMERSGGEPDVIGADLLGVKVAKGEILFCDCSPESPDGRRSLCFDPEALASRKKNKPGGSAVGTARDMGIELLTEEQYHALQRVVELDWKTSSWIATQKEVRELGGALFGDRRFGRVFIYHNGAESYYAARGFRGLLRV
- a CDS encoding helix-turn-helix domain-containing protein; this encodes MDRHTTNQYQPDSVSPPGDTLRDILEERHISQADLALRMGRPKKTISEIMNGKAPVTHETALQLELVLGVSAEFWNMRETHYREFLARTDQEAELAAHRDWARNFPSKQMADLGFIPKVKEPEDEVRYLLRFFGVSSPAQWEEVNNKYEVAFRKSTSVQANPYALSAWLRAGQVEAESMRLGDYDVEAFKDCLTAARALTTENPETFQPALKTSCAAAGVGVAFVPQLPKSAVSGATRWLSPDQALIQLSLRYKTNDHLWFTFFHEAAHVLLHGKRQIFLENGASDDEFEKEADRWAADFLIPRPAFDEMSRWSRYSTDNIVGMARELGIAPGIIVGRLQHEGRLPYTHLNKLKVRLRWSS
- a CDS encoding FG-GAP-like repeat-containing protein yields the protein MSIPRHALSSFSSLSRLVSVFFSSAALCFGVLIAGSAVLSPIQVQAQGATSPQAVLQQANQMIFQGRAAEAITALESLTESQPQLVPAWATLGRAYSAAERYDEAAHAYERAHELSGGAPGLALPLGSAVAMTGNVDRAFELLREAERSGRVDITSVGGMPGAAVLSADPRWAELMPSAEEFAHPFVEPMDILLDVHGETQGDVFGWIARRIGDVDGDGVADFTTNSNGLAQADDASSGAVSGSGSMRGRVYTYSSRTGELLWSATGTADGGRLGMGIEAAGDVNADGIPDVVAGAPFAGEVFVWSGSDGTQLHHFKPENAPGRFGSSVRGVGDINGDGYGDIVVGEPGGGNAPGRAHVFSGQDGSLLMLLMGSQPGDQFGSTVHGGTNASEAWILVGAPGHQGGGLAYLYKGVGSSPAFVLRPDAGAGRFGGMFMSVVGDVNADGTPDLYVADWADSSTAQGVGKIYVFSGVDGSVLLRKAGEAAGDGFGIGVADTGDVNGDGHDDLLVGAWQHASAAVSGGKLYLLSGKDGELLASVTGNVPGETLGFDTTHVGDVDGDGHTDFLVTSAYSAVNGYRSGRVFILSGASFRDLSQ
- a CDS encoding PIN domain nuclease; the protein is MIIVDTSVWVDFFNGRPTRECDVLESILGVEPVGIGDIILVEILQGIRSDTDYRKTKSRLASLTTFDMLGASRAVQCANYFRMLRKKGITIRKTADVIIAGFCIENGFPLLYSDRDFQPFVQRFGLKSWSADH